In Oxyura jamaicensis isolate SHBP4307 breed ruddy duck chromosome 20, BPBGC_Ojam_1.0, whole genome shotgun sequence, the following are encoded in one genomic region:
- the LOC118176763 gene encoding uncharacterized protein LOC118176763, producing the protein MLEVTSWGRSPLLAVFAPKLLGGLCLVHPLWGQKGPARPCWERCWGRRESPSEAGGDSRSVTPWHTGVAPIHHLTITPCQNNCCRHGDTVPELTEVCAGLCTLARLGFAPEQKCWCSGVVLLVQWGRTTQHTEPKPSSAGGRGSASCCRDASGHHARAALLRAQARGSIFQNQPLDARRGAGLLTYETRAVLLGGSALCWCSPPPREAPCSSTTGPRTPRWLGRRPWGAWWGSPGVPTHGVPQGALPPRMPCAYSGALVGPHAWGGPIHPKGTLGTPTTPWELGTCTAEDTPETLTSKAAPGDPRLQGHPGDLQCPGGPSPLGISQPPQPL; encoded by the exons ATGCTGGAAGTCACGAGCTGGGGCCGCAGCCCTTTGCTTGCTGTCTTTGCACCGaagctgctgggggggctgtgCCTTGTGCACCCACTTTGGGGACAGAAGGGACCAGCACGGCCTTGCTGGGAACGATGCTGGGGCAGGCGAGAGTCCCCCAGCGAGGCTGGTGGGGACAGCAGGTCGGTCACTCCCTGGCACACAGGGGTAGCCCCCATTCACCATCTCACCATTACTCCCTGCCAAAATAACTGCTGCAGACACGGGGACACTGTCCCCGAG CTGACTGAGGTctgtgcagggctctgcaccCTGGCCAGGCTTGGGTTTGCCCCCGAGCAGAAATGTTGGTGCAGTGGGGTCGTGTTGTTGGTGCAGTGGGGTCGCACTACCCAGCACACAGAGCCCAAACCGAGCAGTGCAGGGGGCCGGGGCTCCgcttcctgctgcagggacGCGTCCGGCCACCACGCTCGTGCTGCGCTGCTGCGGGCGCAGGCACGCGGGAGCATTTTTCAAAACCAGCCTTTGGATGCTCGCCGTGGGGCCGGGTTGTTAACGTACGAGACGCGTGCCGTGCTGCTGGGTGGGAGCGCGCTCTGCtggtgctccccccccccccgagagGCACCGTGCAGCAGCACCACGGGGCCGCGCACGCCCCGATGGCTTGGCAGGAGGCCCTGGGGTGCATGGTGGGGGTCCCCGGGGGTCCCCACCCATGGGGTACCCCAGGGAGCTTTGCCTCCGAGGATGCCCTGTGCTTACAGTGGTGCTCTGGTGGGCCCCCATGCCTGGGGGGGTCCCATTCATCCTAAGGGGACCCTGGGGACCCCAACAACCCCCTGGGAGCTCGGGACCTGCACTGCTGAGGATACCCCAGAGACCCTCACCTCCAAGGCTGCCCCGGGGGACCCACGCTTGCAGGGACACCCGGGGGACCTGCAGTGCCCTGGGGGACCCTCACCCTTAGGCATCTCCCAGCCCCCCCAACCCTTGTGA
- the SOGA1 gene encoding LOW QUALITY PROTEIN: protein SOGA1 (The sequence of the model RefSeq protein was modified relative to this genomic sequence to represent the inferred CDS: deleted 1 base in 1 codon), whose protein sequence is MASSRLQLSTSLAFSDLTEELLDAGTDGLLRELEDLRSENDYLKDEIEELRAEMLEMRDVYMEEDVYQLQELRQQLDQASKTCRILQYRLRKAERRSLRVAQTGQVDGELIHSLEQDVKVAKDVSVRLHNELEVVEKKRIRLEEENEDLRQRLIETELAKQVVQNEMDKLRENSLKKRGSRSIGKAEKKPSVQEDSADLKCQLHFAKEESALMCKKLTKLAKENDGMKEELLKYRSLYGDLDSSLSVEELADSPHSREAELKVHLKLVEEEANILSRRIVELEVENRGLRAEMDDMKGQGDRELPGQDLRFLACPSGCGDAGDTVVELRRHLQFVEEEADLLRRSLLELEDQNKLLMNELNKYKSDHELDVTLSEDSCSVVSEPSQEELATAKVQISELSGKVKKLQYENRVLLSNLQRCDLASCQTTRPMLETDAEAGDSAQCIPTAGWRDGHGGEAEQQDRAPGGGKVLDGGPTAKLLKAKDFETLLGIRDQAALVSKAIDVLISDANGFTSGLKLCLDNECVGGLLAEAVDNSSEGPSDAKLMNVLLMRLGVLQQDLGCFMRKVDHLAGGLKEHTDSFPFSGSHEATKEGLQKEHGSDFQQPDFRDADPYRITHTKDMDPAHPRSYKTCRPDENDSYATEMKELQLVLSEANESLRGLQEQLSQERQLRKDEVDNFSQKICQLKEDHQKALLRREFELQSLNLQRRLEQKFWSQEKNLLVQESQQFRQSFLLLFMKLKWFLKRWRQGKIVHSEGDDFLEVSSMKELYLLLEEEELAPQQQADNKTCAGDAWTPNTPNECIKTLADMKVTLKELCTELREERRGAGELQQQFTKAKAAWEMERAELKCHIAQLEAKAGKGLTERALPDWKVALKREREEHQHLLAESYSAVMDLTKQLQISEKNWNQEKVELLARFKEEQQQAEQQAKDLQNKLNQLQKGANPWALKHSEMEKHGSNWKEALNEKITDKETISEEEAKGTNLKRTKSVSSMSEFESLLDCSPYLPGKTAPGLGDHSRGKKVSAGTQLLPNGIRDSTGLPPPHCTYVNIEQPAPDGLAKEKLGISSWDYSRASSFSGHDPAQKQMQRSYTAPDKTGIRIYYSPPVARRLEAPLVHNKEGKIMIEPGFLFTMAKPKEPEESASAESTYSQWLCNFSKQQRELLDSGAVESAVPPVPRFPPSLHDLEISGNMSDDMKEITNCVRQAIRSSSLERKVKSASSQTVGLAHVGTQTIQTVSVGLQTDLPRGGVHGKSWSPRSSSLVSVRSKQISSSLDKVHSRIERPCCSPKYGSPKLQRRSSSKLDASKDRSLWNLHQGKQNGSAWARSTTTRDSPVLSNINDGLSSLFSVVEHAGSTESIWKPGCPEGSRAKPEAPKYGLVQEFFRNVCGRAQSPTPPPEKKDAGGGEEGARKIEHPGPAAYHPAESASRILSKKVLKQSSCEDPKPSSPGQGSKEAAPRDPDLISALASEDMACDCSSQSLTSCFARPSRSAARHSPSKCRLHPADPPRAEEKPGPLSE, encoded by the exons ATGGCCAGCAGCcggctgcagctcagcacctcgCTCGCCTTCTCCGACCTCACCGAGGAGCTGCTGGACGCCGGCACCGACGGGCTGCTCCGCGAGCTGGAGGACCTGCGCTCCGAGAACGACTATCTCAAG GATGAGATCGAGGAGCTGCGCGCAGAGATGCTGGAGATGAGGGACGTCTACATGGAGGAGGATGTCtaccagctgcaggagctgcggcAGCAGCTGGACCAGGCCAGCAAGACGTGCCGCATCCTGCAGTACCGGCTGCGCAAAGCCGAGCGGCGCAGCCTACGCGTGGCGCAGACCGGCCAGGTGGACGGCGAGCTCATCCACAGCCTGGAGCAGGACGTCAAG GTGGCCAAGGACGTCTCCGTGCGGCTCCACAACGAGCTGGAGGtggtggagaagaaaaggatcaggctggaggaggagaacgAGGACCTGCGCCAGCGGCTGATCGAGACGGAGCTGGCCAAGCAGGTGGTGCAGAACGAGATGGATAAGCTCCGAGAG aaTTCCCTGAAGAAGAGGGGGTCTCGCTCCATCGGGAAGGCCGAGAAGAAGCCGTCAGTGCAG GAGGACAGCGCGGACCTCAAGTGCCAGCTGCATTTTGCCAAGGAGGAGTCGGCCCTGATGTGCAAGAAGCTGACCAAGCTGGCCAAGGAGAACGACGGCATGaaggaggagctgctgaagtACAGGTCCCTCTACGGGGACCTCGACAGCTCCCTGTCCGTGGAGGAGCTGGCCGACTCACCCCACTCGCGCGAGGCCGAGCTCAAGGTCCACCTCAagctggtggaggaggaagcCAACATCCTCAGCCGCAGGATAGTGGAGCTGGAGGTGGAGAACCGCGGCCTGCGGGCCGAGATGGACGACATGAAGGGCCAGGGGGACAGGGAGCTGCCGGGGCAGGACCTGCGGTTCCTGGCGTGCCCCTCGGGCTGCGGGGACGCGGGGGACACGGTGGTGGAGCTGCGCCGGCACCTGCAGTTCGTGGAGGAGGAGGCCGACCTGCTGCGACGCtcgctgctggagctggaggaccaGAACAAGCTCCTGATGAATGAGCTCAACAAGTACAAGTCGGACCACGAGCTGGACGTGACGCTGTCGGAGGACAGCTGCTCGGTGGTCAGCGAGCCCTcgcaggaggagctggccacGGCCAAGGTGCAGATCAGCGAGCTGAGCGGCAAGGTGAAGAAGCTGCAGTACGAGAACCGCGTCCTCCTCTCCAACCTCCAGCGCTGCGACCTGGCCTCCTGCCAGACCACCCGGCCCATGCTGGAGACTGACGCCGAGGCCGGGGACTCGGCGCAGTGCATCCCCACCGCCGGCTGGAGGGACGGGCACGGCGGCGAGGCCGAGCAGCAAGACAGGGCGCCCGGCGGTGGGAAGGTGCTGGACGGCGGTCCTACCGCCAAGCTCCTCAAGGCCAAGGACTTCGAGACCCTGCTGGGCATCCGGGACCAAGCGGCGCTCGTCAGCAAAGCCATCGACGTCTTGATCTCGGACGCCAATGGCTTCACCTCCGGCTTGAAGCTGTGCCTGGACAACGAGTGCGtgggggggctgctggccgAGGCGGTGGATAACAGCAGCGAGGGCCCCAGCGATGCCAAGCTGATGAACGTGCTCCTCAtgaggctgggggtgctgcagcaggacctgggcTGCTTCATGAGGAAGGTGGACCACCTTGCCGGCGGCCTCAAGGAGCACACGgactccttccccttctccgGCAGCCACGAGGCCACCAAAGAGGGGCTGCAGAAGGAGCATGGCTCCGACTTCCAG CAGCCTGATTTTAGGGACGCCGACCCTTACCGCATCACCCACACCAAGGACATGGACCCCGCGCATCCCCGGAGCTACAAAACCTGCCGGCCCGACGAGAACGACTCCTACGCCACCGAG atgaaggagctgcagctggtgctgtcGGAGGCCAACGAGAGCCTacgggggctgcaggagcagctctcgCAGGAGAGGCAGCTGCGGAAGGACGAGGTGGACAACTTCTCGCAGAAGATCTGCCAG CTGAAGGAGGACCACCAGAAAGCCCTGCTGCGGCGTGAGTTCGAGCTGCAGAGCCTGAACCTGCAGAGGcggctggagcagaagttctgGAGCCAGGAGAAGAACCTGCTGGTGCAGGAGTCGCAGCAGTTCAGGCAgagcttcctcctgcttttcatGAAGCTCAAGTGGTTCCTCAAGCGCTGGCGCCAGGGCAAGATAGTGCACAGCGAGGGCGATGACTTCCTGGAG GTGAGCAGCATGAAGGAGCTGtacctgctgctggaggaggaggagcttGCCCCGCAGCAGCAGGCGGACAACAAGACCTGCGCTGGGGACGCCTGGACCCCCAACACG CCCAACGAGTGCATCAAGACGCTGGCGGACATGAAGGTGACCCTGAAGGAGCTGTGCACGGAGCTGCGGGAGGAGCGGCGCGGCGCCGgcgagctgcagcagcagttcacCAAGGCCAAGGCCGCCTGGGAGATGGAGCGTGCCGAGCTCAAGTGCCACATCGCCCAG CTGGAGGCCAAGGCGGGCAAAGGGCTCACCGAGCGGGCGCTGCCGGACTGGAAGGTGGCCCTGAAGAGGGAGCGCGAGGagcaccagcacctcctggccGAGTCGTACAGCGCCGTCATGGACCTGACCAAGCAGCTGCAGATCAGCGAGAAGAACTGGAACCAGGAGAAGGTGGAGCTGCTGGCCCGCTTcaaggaggagcagcagcaggcggaGCAGCAAGCAAAGGACCTGCAGAACAAACTCAACCAG TTGCAGAAAGGAGCCAACCCATGGGCTTTGAAGCACTCTGAAATGGAGAAGCACGGCAGCAACTGGAAAGAG GCTCTCAATGAAAAAATCACAGACAAAGAGACAATCTCTGAAGAAGAAGCCAAGGGAACCAACTTAAAAAG GACCAAGTCCGTTTCTTCCATGTCAGAGTTCGAAAGCTTGCTCGACTGTTCTCCCTACCTCCCTGGAAAGACTGCGCCCGGGCTGGGCGACCATTCCCGAGGCAAAAAGGTGTCTGCAggcacccagctgctgcccaaCGGGATCCGGGACAGCACTGGCCTTCCTCCCCCACACTGTACATATGTGAATATCGAGCAACCTGCCCCTGACGGCCTGGCCAAGGAGAAGCTAGGCATCTCCTCCTGGGACTACTCGCGGGCCAGCAGCTTCTCGGGGCATGACCCAGCCCAGAAGCAGATGCAGAGGAGCTACACGGCGCCCGACAAGACGGGGATCCGCATCTACTACAGCCCGCCCGTGGCGCGGCGGCTGGAGGCACCTCTGGTGCACAACAAGGAGGGGAAGATCATGATCGAGCCCGGCTTCTTGTTCACCATGGCCAAGCCCAAGGAGCCGGAGGAGTCGGCCAGCGCAGAGAGCACGTACAGCCAGTGGCTGTGCAACTTCTCCAAGCAGCAGCGGGAGCTGCTGGACAGCGGCGCGGTGGAGAGCGCGGTGCCACCGGTGCCCCGCTTCCCGCCCTCGCTGCACGACCTGGAGATCTCCGGCAACATGAGCGACGACATGAAGGAGATCACCAACTGCGTGCGGCAGGCCATCCGCTCCAGCTCGCTGGAGAGGAAGGTGAAGAGCGCCTCGAGCCAGACGGTGGGGCTGGCCCACGTGGGGACGCAGACCATCCAGACGGTGAGCGTGGGCCTGCAGACGGACCTGCCGCGCGGCGGCGTGCACGGCAAGAGCTGGTCCCCGCGCAGCTCCTCCCTCGTCTCCGTGCGCAGCAAGCAGATCTCCTCCTCCCTGGACAAGGTCCACTCCAGGATCGAgcggccctgctgctccccaaaATACGGCTCTCCGAAGCTGCAGAGGAGGTCTTCCTCCAAACTGGACGCCTCCAAGGACAGGAGCCTCTGGAACCTGCACCAGGGCAAGCAGAACGGCTCTGCCTGGGCCCGCTCCACCACCACCCGTGACAGCCCCGTGCTCAGCAACATCAACGACGGCTTGTCCAGCCTCTTCAGCGTGGTGGAGCACGCGGGCAGCACCGAGTCCATCTGGAAGCCGGGCTGCCCCGAGGGCAGCAGGGCCAAGCCCGAGGCCCCCAAGTATGGCCTGGTGCAGGAGTTCTTCAGGAACGTCTGCGGGCGGGCACAGAGCCCCACG CCCCCCCCGGAGAAGAAGGATGCCGGCGGTGGGGAGGAGGGTGCCAGGAAAATCGAGCACCCCGGTCCAGCCGCCTACCACCCGGCCGAAAGCGCCTCCCGCATCTTGAGCAAGAAAGTCCTCAAACAAAGCAGCTGCGAGGACCCGAAGCCGTCGTCCCCTGGCCAAGGGAGCAAGGAGGCGGCCCCCCGGGACCCCGACCTCATCTCGGCTCTAGCCAGCGAG GACATGGCGTGCGACTGCAGCTCGCAGTCCCTCACCTCCTGCTTCGCCCGGCCGTcccgctccgccgcccgccACTCGCCCTCCAAGTGCAGGCTGCACCCCGCGGACCCCCCCAGGGCGGAGGAGAAGCCGGGGCCCCTGAGTGAGTGA